The following proteins are encoded in a genomic region of Comamonas resistens:
- the earP gene encoding elongation factor P maturation arginine rhamnosyltransferase EarP, translating to MLDFVPLPEAPDAASHPPLSWDIFCQVIDNFGDVGVCWRTAAELVARGQNVRLWMDDASALQWMAPQPWPRGLSVHDWPAQAADVPASIGDVVIEAFGCEIPSPFVSAIAAKAAQGQPPVWINLEYLSAEDYVERCHRLPSRIMSGPASGLTRWFFYPGFTSATGSLVREQDLSQRQQDFAAVRPQWRTRHGVQPGECGISLFCYEPAALPQLLDQLVAPNDLKPRLLVTPGRATAAMQTLPPTAQLPAQYLQPCPQPQFDEMLWGCDLNLVRGEDSLVRALWAGQPMVWHIYPQHDNAHHDKLNAFLDWLQAPDSLRRFHHAWNGMTAPQTLPLLTREMLDEWTRCIRAGQARLMEQTELIAQLQAFVAEKS from the coding sequence ATGCTGGATTTTGTACCGCTGCCAGAAGCCCCCGATGCTGCTTCGCATCCGCCACTGAGCTGGGATATTTTTTGCCAGGTCATCGACAACTTTGGCGATGTGGGCGTGTGCTGGCGCACGGCTGCAGAACTGGTCGCACGCGGCCAGAACGTGCGTCTGTGGATGGACGACGCCAGCGCCCTGCAATGGATGGCCCCACAGCCCTGGCCTCGGGGCCTCAGCGTGCATGACTGGCCTGCGCAAGCTGCGGATGTGCCTGCTTCCATCGGCGATGTGGTGATCGAGGCCTTTGGCTGCGAGATTCCCAGCCCCTTTGTCAGCGCCATCGCAGCCAAGGCCGCGCAAGGCCAGCCACCGGTCTGGATCAATCTTGAATACCTGTCTGCCGAGGACTATGTGGAGCGCTGCCACCGCCTGCCATCTCGCATCATGAGCGGCCCGGCGTCAGGGCTGACGCGCTGGTTTTTCTATCCAGGTTTTACCAGCGCCACAGGTTCGCTGGTCCGTGAACAGGACCTGAGCCAACGTCAGCAGGATTTCGCCGCAGTCCGCCCGCAGTGGCGCACCCGCCATGGCGTACAGCCTGGTGAGTGCGGCATCTCGCTGTTCTGTTACGAGCCAGCCGCCCTGCCCCAATTGCTCGACCAACTGGTGGCACCCAACGATCTCAAGCCCCGCCTGCTGGTCACGCCAGGCCGGGCCACGGCTGCCATGCAGACATTGCCGCCAACTGCACAGTTGCCAGCGCAGTATCTGCAGCCCTGCCCTCAGCCCCAGTTCGATGAAATGCTCTGGGGCTGCGACCTGAACCTGGTGCGCGGGGAAGATTCGCTGGTACGCGCGCTCTGGGCGGGCCAGCCCATGGTCTGGCATATCTACCCCCAGCATGACAACGCCCATCACGACAAGCTGAATGCCTTTCTCGACTGGCTCCAGGCCCCGGACAGCCTCAGGCGCTTTCACCACGCCTGGAATGGCATGACCGCACCGCAAACATTGCCTTTGCTCACACGCGAAATGCTTGATGAATGGACCCGCTGCATCAGGGCTGGGCAAGCCAGATTGATGGAACAAACCGAGCTGATTGCGCAGCTTCAAGCTTTTGTCGCCGAAAAAAGCTAA